TAGCAGCCGCATTTGATGGCCAACGAGCACCCACTTTGGCAGCGGGACAAAAGCCAATGAGCTCAACTTGAGCCTGGCAAGCACGTGCACTGTGAGAAAATGTGAAACGAAAAGATATTCTCTGAAAAAGCGatttttggcactttttcATACTTCTTAAAGATGGCTTGTTTATAGTTAACCAGTAAgagaaacatttaaataaatgaagtttATTATTAGGCTTTTTCCActtagtttttaattgaaaagacCTAAAATCTCTTGGGAGTTTGAAATAAATCTAAGTACagttttcattgattttttcAAACACTTGCAGCTTAGTGCACAGCCATAAACAGGTGCCACATCCAGCCAGATTGTAATTGAGTTTTCGATTGACTTTGTTGCAGGACCTCTACCACGAGCAGTGCGACTCGGTGTGCATTCTGTTCGCCAGCATACCCAACTTCTCCGAGTTCTACGTGGAACTGGAGGGCAACAACGAGGGCGTGGAGTGTCTGCGGCTGCTCAACGAGATTATCGCCGACTTCGACGAGCTGCTCAGCGAGGAGCGCTTCCGGTGAGTCCCCATCCGCCAGCGCTTCCCCTTCCTTATTCTGGCCTAAACGGCTTTAACCACTTTGCGTGCTGGTCCATTTCCGGCCACCTTCTTCTCATCCACCCCTTCTCCTCCGGCAGCTGCATCGAGAAAATCAAGAGCACGGGCGCCACTTACATGGCGGCATCCGGACTCACGGCGAACACCTGCGACCGGGTGAACTTCAGCCACGTGACCGCCATGGCCGACTACGCCCTCCAGCTGTTCGACAAGATCGAGGAGGTCAACATGCACTCCTTCAACAACTTTCGCATGCGAATAGGTGAGAGCTTTTGGCCTTCAAAGATCCAAATATAAGATGCAGCTTTAAGACATCATCAGATCAATTTATGAGCTGCTTTTAGTTCTTATAGAGCTAActttcaaattaatatttatttggtttatacatacatatgtaccatACCATGCATGAagattaaatatgtttttagtTCCTAAAAAACGAACTATTTGAATCCATAATACTTTAGCTAATTTGTATGATATCTTTTGCCACATTCAATACTATTTCTCTGAGTGTTTCTTCCCCTTGCCACTTGTGTGTTTGCAGGCATAAATATTGGACCTGTGGTGGCCGGCGTTATTGGAGCCTGCAAGCCCCAATATGACATTTGGGGCAACGCCGTCAACGTGGCCTCGCGAATGGACTCCACCGGCTTGGTGGATCACATCCAGGTGAGTCTTAATGGAATCATCGCCTAATCGCGGGCACTCAGCTGGATATAATGCTGCTTCACTTTTGCCGTCCAAAGTTCTCGCTTGTTGCGAAATGCTTGTTGCGAAACTTGTTGGGCAGGGCTTAAgggcggtgccacgcccacccaatCAATGGCCACCTGGGCTGACCACTTCAGTGCAAAAGTTTTAGTGTCGCCGTGAACTTTTCCGACTCGGACAGATGCGAAAAGGGCACAGATATACATGTGTAGGTAGACAAATAAGAATGAAGATACTTTGGAATAAGGGAATTTAGATTTCAAATTTTGAAGCAAAGGAATTGCTAGCTATTtgaattgttattttattattttgttgcttaatagattttatagaacatttttttttaaagttaggacctttaattttttaatttaaaatatacaaaataacttCAGACATTactttaaattgttaaaatttattgaaataaatataatctgtatataaataatatgaaaaaaggAGTATTTATAGTAGTATTTACTTCGCACAGTTATTTAGTGATTATGGTCCACCCTAATGTATTAATGTGGGTGCGTACAGCtccaaataaaaatgcgcACTTGATTTTATCTGCCGTGCGACGAAGCTGTCAATAAAACGAAGAAAAGGGGACCAAATTTGCAAGGAAAGTAAATTATTAAGCGGGCGACGCTCGAGGGGATTGGGCTGGGAGTTGGAGGGACCATGCAGCAGGAGtgggagttggagctggaaaGCAGTGGAGTCCCGGGTGTTATCATGAATTACGTAGCCAGGAGTGAGCGGGTGAATAAATAACAGCTGAGCCATTGAACTTGTCAGACGGAATTTATGTTATCGCTCGTTCTCTCTTTCCGCCCCTTTCTTTTCCCACCTGGTCAGGTGACACAGGAGATGCAGCAGATTCTCGAGGGGCGTGGCTTCGAGCTCACCTGTCGCGGCAGCGTGGACGTGAAGGGCAAGGGTTCGATGATCACCTACTTCCTGAAGGGCAGGCGGCCCATAGAAGCCaaggagttggagttggccAAGACCGAGGTGGAGCCACCGAAGACCTTGACCTTGGCCAAGGAGCCGGAGAAGATGGCCACTGGAACAGCAACAGAGAAGCAGCAGGAACCGGTCAAGGAGCAGGGTTCCACGGAACAGGAGGACGACTTGCTGCCCTCGCCCGACATTGACCTGAACTCCAATATGCAGAACTTGACGGCGCAGCGGAGGAAGTCGCTCTGCCGGCAGCATAACATATCCTCCTCCTTCGGCACCACGGTGAGTAGCTCCACGGGCATAACGCCCAGCATTTCGAACAGCTCCAGTGTGGTCACCATTGGTGCTCTGCCCGCCATCCTGCGGGGCGGTAATCCACTATCGAATGCGAATCCCACCGCAACCGACAGCTGTTCGGAGTGTGGAGGCGCAAGTAAGTCCTTGGCCACACCCACTGCCCCGCCGAGGACACTGGTGGCGGATCTAAAGGATGAGATAGCTCGGGATGAGAAGATTGGGTTGAAGGACTCCATTGAGAACCTGGAGATCCTGCTGAAGAACAACATCAGTCTCTCCGATCTGagcaacaagcagcagcagaacctCCGGGGTGAAACCAGCagttccaccaccaccactttGAGGAAACGCGACACAATTGTGAGTTTCAACGTGACGGAGACGGTGACCACCACAGCCACTCCCTTCACATCCTCCTCGGGATCGTCGAACTCCTCCTCGCAGCAGAAGAAGCGCCGCTCGGTGACCACCATTGCGGCCAGTTTCACCACCTCGACCACCATGCGACTGCTGTCCAACGAGAGCCAGAGCTCCACGCAGACGGCACCCGGAACTCTGGAGAGCGGTGGCTCGGTGCCCGGCCAGTCCTCCACGGAGAACTCGTCCCAGGACTGGCAGCCCCGCACAGCCTCGCTGGAACCCAACCGCAGTCCCATCAAGACCTCGCAGTCGATGAGCCCCATCGGCCAGCTGACCACCGAGGTGTTTGTCCTGCCCAACAGCCGGAGCATGGTGCTCATCAGCAGCACGAACGGATCGGTTTCCGCACTGGGCACAGGGGGCGGCGGAGCGAGTAGTCCGCGCACCGGACTCCTGCAGGATGTCAGCACGTAAGGAGTGCGCATGCAATGCAGCCgtgtaaatatgtacaaaaagGTAGGAGGTATGTAAAAGAGGTAGGACTATCGGTAAGGTAATGGACTATAAGATAAGGTAATGGGCAAGGTAAGGTTAATGGTTGGGACAAGGGTGTAGTCATTAGATGCATTTGGTTTGCCAGTACTCAGTGGAGTCGAACTTCTTTAGCAGGATGCTTTGCCATGCTATAAAAACTACAAAGATATCAGAAAGATAATAGGAAAACCGAATAACTGCTGTCTATtgattatttgatttaattgaattaaatgtcacataaaacaaaaatcatttaaatgccTATTTACTTAAAAATTTACCATAtagatacaaatatataaacatttcttCAAGAATCGAAGAAGATAATAGTGAAGTACACAAAAATACTTACTAAATGTTCATTCCTAAATGTAATATCAGCACATATGTATGGTAAAGTTCTATTCCAACTTTAACTATATGTAACATAAGCAAGTCCAAAGATCTTTTTGAAGAGTAAATCAACCATATCAGTTCTGTGGTCCTCGCTAGAGAAGTTCGACTGTACTTACAGCTTCCCCCATCCCCTGTACGATCTCGCATTTATTGTAGCTTTACATGTTCCTCAGTTAGCGTTTCAGGGCACCAACAAACGTGAATTCCATATCACACACAGAACTAATGTACGAAAGCAAAGTGTTGCACTTCAACTGGGTACCAAAGAGCATTGTTAGAACTGCTAGGCATTCGATAGGTTGTAAGTTGGGAGCAGAGTCCTTGCAAAGGAGTGTAGGTGTGTAAGGTTCCTATGTGTGTTTGCAGTAGGGTGTAAATTCCAAAAGAAATCGAATTTAATGTTCATTGTCAATCGAATAATTAGTTATCACTTGACGTTGGGGAATACAATTGTAAACGATAAATTGCATAAGTCTCcttaaatgaatgaatatacataagtatataATTGAcaagttaataaattaaaagttatgGTTAATGGTGGGTATTTCAATGTATTTTCATTAATGAACCCTTATAACATGCAGTTCTTATTTTACGCATGCTATAAAaggaaatattatattattatatgaCTCGATTGCATTCCccagcaaaatatttttacaccGAGCTAAGAGATATTACATtacaatatatgtacatgtatatcATATCGATAGGGAGTATAGCATCGGTTTTTGAGGCTGTTCATAGCTGGTGTTTTCCAAAtaactaaaaccaaaaatctgTCAATTGAAGAGCAGCATGAAAAGTTTTTGAATTGTTGCACAAACGATATTTACTAGAGAATAGGTTGAGATGGGAAGAGTATCTAATACGTTATATGTTGAAATAGTATTGTTTGAATGTAATGTTAAATGTGTTTCGATGTCTGTATGTCTCAATGTTGCTGAAAGCATCAACActaagtataaatatatacttatatttaaatactgCAACTTAAACAATGcgtaaacaaaacgaaaaccaaagaaaaccaaacaaaattcTCGCTGTGATTTCTATGAAGAGTATGAAAAgatgcataaattattttataacctTTTGTTACTTAGTTTTAACTTGCAAATTTTACGAATGCCTCTCGGCCACTTTGACTACGCCTAGCTACGAACTATAATTTAACAGAATATGAAGTATGAAGTATCCTATACGTTTATAGTATAATCATAAGTGTATGCGTGTATTGAACTCGTTGTTGATTAGCTTTGGTGTTCAGTTTCAAGTTGATAAggacaaaaataaatgcagtCTAAGTAAATGTTTCATTGTGCTGTCAACAAaggaaataaaagcaaagtgtGTTAATAAATGGcgctatttattttaaaatctaGGCATTGTTTATTGGATGAGTTCATAGTTCATAGCTCTGTAGTAAGTATATGTACAGCACTCAAACTGGGAGCTCTCACAGCTTTCGAGCCCTTCGCCAAAGGCAGTAATATCCCAGCAGATGGAACCCAAAGTAAAGCCCCACCATGGCCAGTAAGTTCCGGTAGACGTTGCTCTCCTTGAAGCTGTACTTGTCCAGGACATCCTGACCCGTGTGAAAGCAGGGCAAGTCGGCACTCTCCTGGAAGCAGGCTgtaagcatttaaattaatattgattCAATGAAGTTAGGTCCTTTGAGTGGGGACTCGGTTTCCACTTACTAATATTCTGCACTCCAGACCACTGAGCAGCGGTCATGGCCTCATTGGCATAGAGCATCCACGAAAGAAACTGTGTCCACCAAAACGCCACTGGAAGCGAGCTGAAAGCAGTGTGTTCCTTGACACAGAGTTTACAAAAATGAACAATTTAATCACCCACTTCACTTGTATGAAGATTCCCGAGGTGATCATGAATATGTAATCCAAGGGCACCAAATAAGCCATTGCCAGCGGCACCGAGTTAAAAGCCGTGGAAAAGAAGCAACCGCAGGCTGTGGCCACATTCATCACCAGCACCACACACATCGCAGTCACTCCGAAGGCATAAAAGGTGGACCTCAGACCCGTCAGCCAGTAGCAGATGACGACGAATATCAAGGGCTCAATTATCATGCCAGGCAGCTATTAACAAATAAGTTAAAATTATCAGCTTTTATGGTATGTGCGTGCTCTAAAAGCAAGATATATGGCAAATACTCTATAACCATTTAATAGGGTTAACTTAACAAACCTCGCTTCAACACTCACCAAAGCCAAGATGTTGGCCGCATAATACTGTCCCGTGGAGTAGAGACCCGATCGGGTTTCCCTCATGAACAGCGGAAATCCCTGGGGGAAGAGGTTCAGCACGGAGTACATGGGATGGTAGGTGTTCTCCGATATCATGATGAAAAGGGCGCCCTGAACGGCCTGTACGCCCAACTGGGAGGGTTCCGTGGTTCCGGCGAAGCAGGCTCCGATGATGAACGCCATTGCGATCTTTTGGACGAACCGCAACCACTGAATCGTGGGATCCCTAAGCAGAGTTAGCGATGCCCTCAGCCAAACTACGTGGAAGCGCTTGTACCAGGCCACGCCCCTGAAGGACTCCACCTCCGTGTCGAAGGGAAAGTTGCCGGACTGCGCCATGTGAATCTCCAGGTTGACCAGCATATCGCGCTGCTTGGCCGCCGAGCTGACGGCGAACTGATCACAAAGGTGTTGGGCCGATCTCTGCGAGGCCTGCTCATAGCCAGGATCGGTGGCCAGGACGCCAATTAGGAAATCCGCCGGATTGTACGCCTCCGGGCAGTAGTATCCGTGATTGGCAAAGAAACTTAGAGCATGCTGCGGTGATCCCGTGAATGCCACCCGGCCATCGGCCAGCAGCATCACGTTGTTGAAGTTGTCGAAGAGCTGTGAACTCGGCTGGTGGATGGTGCACAGGATGGTGGTGCCCTTCTGGGCCAACTCGTACAACGTGGCCACCAGCTGCTGGGCACTGTACGAGTCCAGTCCCGTGGTGGGCTCATCGCAAAACAGGATCACCGGGTTGTTCAGCAGCTCCACGGCGAAGGCCAATCGCTTGCGCTCTCCCCCCGAAAGGACCTTCTTGTCATCGCCGCTGCCAATTCGAGTGTGGGCCGCCGAAAGGAGGCCGGTTCGCTCCAGGAGCTCGTTAATGATGAGGCGACGCTCCTCTTTCGACACCCGACGGTCCAGGCGGAGATGTGCCTAGAACAGGGAGAGCGGAATATTTAAACTAAAGGCCATATTTAAAGTAGGCCAAACTGCACTATCATCCAGAAGATAATGTCTTGATAGAAGCACGTGGGAAGAGTCTCATTAAAGAAACACGTATGAAAGTTATTCTACCATTGCTATAAACTAAGATATTAGATGACGGACAACTTTTATACAAACACAGTAGCTCACCATAAAGTTCAAGTGCTCCAGAACAGTCAGCGTTCCGAGGAAGAGGTCGTCCTGGTAGACGTAGCCGCTGATGCGGTGCATGAAGGGCCCGATGCGCCGGCCGTTTATCAGAATGTCGCCTTGAACCACGGTCCCGGCTGCAGCACAGATCCCAATGCAAATGGAGCGGCGGAGATAGTGTGGGGATCAGTGTAATCTTATCGGGACCGCATAGTTATATGTACTTGGTAGTGCACTTACCCGGCTGTCGAAAGGCGAGCGTCGACATGAGTGTTGTTTTCCCAGAGCCACTGTGAATGAAGATGTTTTATTAGGGGGGAAAGTGGCAGCGGAATCTGTGCTTATCAGAGTCCAAAGTAAGACATCTTGACATAGTTAGCACTTTTTTGGACAGCCAGTTCTCGAGCACTTTCCACTCGAGTGCACCTGATCTCGAGCCGTATCGATTTCCGCAGCAGCTGCTTACCTCGAGCCCATTAGAGCCATCAGAGTGCCCGGTTGAATGGCCCCCGTCGAGTTGTTGATGATCCGCTTCATCCGCTGCCCGGAGCCCCCGACATTGGTATAGACGCAGAGATCCCGCCACACCAGGGTGGCTCCCTGCTCTGTGGGCGACCACTTGCTGTAGCTCCTGAGGGGCAGACTCCTCTCCGAACTGTTCCGTTTCGATAGCTTGGGTGTGCTGTCCAAGCTGGGCACCTCAATGGTGCTGCCCACCGGCATCATCTGCAACTCATGCAGCTCCACCCGCCCCGGGGCCTCCACATCGATCAGCCTGCTATCTGAGTCCGACATTATCTCTGGGTTTTATCTGGGATATCACTGCTGAGGAGCCTGACTTTTGCTGAACCGAAGCGTGCCACAGCTGGGCACCAACTAACCATCTAAACTTTGCTGAGAAGTCGTCACAGCCAAGTTGACAGTAAGATAGACAGGGACAGTACACACTGGGTAATGAGAATGCGACAACAAGAAACATTCAGTgtataataacaaatatatataataattaagaaAGTAAGAATTAAATAAGTGTTTACTATCAGCTTAGATAAACGTCTGTTGAACTATGAAATCAaaagaattaattttttataattttcaccATTACACAAAGTTTCTTAGACAAGAGGAATGTACTTTTTAGGGCTTTatagaaattattaaaattaattttacattaGAGACCTTTTTATCGTCGTTGCAAAGCGTTTATTCTGACACTCTTGGGTGTAATTAGAACAATGAGTTGGGTACTATTTTGTAATAGCTTTCTTGCCAATGCCCACTGTGGTGCTCAGCACCCCACAATGCAAATATGTTCAACTTGGGATCTGAGGTGCGGGGTCCACAATCTTTAGGGTGGCCCTGGCAGCGGGCATTCGATCGTCTTGCAGTTTACCGACCGCTTGGGAAGCAGCGGACTTAGGTGGCGGCTCCGATTACCATTGCCAGCGGAAAATGCAGTCCAGACCAACCCACCCATCCAACGGGAAGCCCCGCAGCGCCAGAGTCATCCAAGCAGCCAGCTCGGGAAACCGCCGCTGGATCGGGAAAGCCAACAACCAGATGGGAGCCACTTCTCGTCTGTGTTTTGCTACGCGTTTTCGCATTCATTTGGCTCAAAAGGGGAGCAAGAAAATGATTGAGAAATAAATTAGTCTGGTAAACGGCAGCTGTTATTCCTCACACTTCTACAAGACTCTTTTTCTTAATGAAGGTTTCTCATAGTGTGAAACATTTCACATATTCAAAGATATTGGGAGCCAATCAGATTTGATTAACCtaaataatgtatttaatgTATTAGTGTTTGGAGTTTCTATTCGGGTCTCTTGCTTGTCCACTATTGTCTTCTTTATGCCTATGCTACTATTTATGCTTGTctactatttaaatttaaatttatatatttttgttaagaaacttttttgaaaaatcttttttttttgtttttattaaaaagtttggaTACATGtagaattaaattattgtactGCGACAACTAAAACTAGGAATATTTATTACGACATGGTTCTAAAAGATAGATCCTGTGGGTGGAGTCTTTTTAATCTTCTCCTTACAATCTCCTAGCGAGAACATTTGGATGCCGGTTCAGCCTGTCTTCATACTTCTGAGCTAGTGTTTGAATAACGTCACCAACCTTCTCTATTGCCAGATCTCTTTCTATATCACTAGTACGCATGTACCAGGGAGCATTGCACATTGTTCTCAGTATTTTACTCTGAGCTGTacggattttatttatatgtgtttTGGCAGCAATTCCATAAACTTCTAAACCATATCTCCAAATCGGGCTGAGGATTGTTTTATATATGGCCACCTTGTTTTTTAAGGAGAGCTTGTTCCTAGGAGACATGAGCCAAGAcatttttgccgcttttgACAACATAGTATGCTTTTCCAATGTACCATGTCGTCCAAAGTTAAGTTTTCTGTCCAGGATGACCCCAAGATATTTATAATAGGGCTTATGCTCCAGCACGGACCCAAGAAGCAGCTTCCAGGTCTTGACGCAAACGTAACATTTGCGCATTTGCTACTGTATATAGGAACATAGGAATGTTACAATCCTGCGCCCATTTTTCAAAGGAACAAGCGTACTCCTGTAAGGCTTCTGCGGCAATGACCAAGGAGTTGCTTCTGACTAAAACTGCGGTATCATCAGCGTATGTTGCAATAAGCACGTCATCTGTGTCCACAGTTCGGACCGATCTTGGAGTTGGCATATCAGCAGTGTATAGAGAGTACAATGTAGGGCCGAGAACGCTGCCTTGGGGAACTCCTGCGCAAATTGGCCTTTTCGAAGATTTGTTTCCGTTTATAGTTACACAGAACGTCCTATCCTCTAGAAAGCTGGTTACTAGTTGATGTAGTTGTTTTGAAAAATCAGCCTTTAAAAAGCACCATTTGcaagcctttttttttttttatcattaacgaaattgtttatttggaCTAGCGTACTATTACCCTTATTGGACAACTTAATCTAATCTGAGTATTtacattaaacaaattttttaatatctaAGTTAATTTACAAAGATTACATTGGGTAGTTTTTATAGGAAATGGAATAGTAATATAGAATAATAATAAGGAATTGAGCGGATTCACATGTAGCACGTTTATGTCAAGTCCCGGTTAATCAGGTCTTGAGGGTGGTGGCGTTTTAGTCTTCTTCTCATTCTTGTCCGATGACTTTGGGCTGCGATACTTAGTCGCCTCGCTAGGCTATTGGGATGAGATTCTAGCCTATCATTATATTTCTTCGCTAGCTCCTGGATCCTGTCTCCAATTTTTGGCACCTGCAGATCGCGTTCAATATCTTAGGTCCTCATGTACCAAGGAGCGCCCGTGATCTTCCTGAGCGTTTTTGCCTGGAGAACCCAAATTTTATGCAGGTGCGTTTTGGCAGCGATCCCGTACACCTGTATTGCATAGAATAGGCCAGGAGCTAATATGCTCTTGTAAATTCTGACCTTGTTGGCAAGGGAAAGTTTGTTGCTGGCAGCAATTAGCCACGACATTTTAGAGACCTTGGTCTTGAAAGCGTGCTGTATCGCCGTAATATGtcttccaaataataattttctatttaagATCACTCCAAGATATTTGTAGGATGACTTGTggtcaagtactcttcctttAAGTGAGACGTCGCTGCAGCTTTTTGTTCTGTTTGTGAAAGTAACATTTGCACATTTGTCAGCGTTGATGCAGACGTTCCACATCTCAGCCCAATTCTGAAATGCATCCAGGTACTCTTGGAGTGCATACGAGGCCTCGGTAATGCTGTTACTCTTTGTCAGAACTGCAGTGTCGTCAGCAATTGTCACAATCAGCACATCTTTGCGATCTAGTCCAGTGACTGCTGTATGAGTGGGCATATCCGAAGAGAAGATAGAATATAAAGTGGGTCCTAACACACTTCCTTGAGGTCCTCCCGCTTCGATGACTTTTACGGAAGCAAGCCGAACAGAAAGTTTTGCTAAAGATCGCTTACAGttgctgcatacttttgggcaaTTCAAAATAATGTTTTCTCTTTTAATCTAATATACTCTCGTAGAacctaaatttaaaataaagccagcattttttaagaaaataacatttatttgcctaacattttatttgttcattAAATAAGTGTAcaagatataaaaatatatgtcaTTCCTCAGCCTGATGTGTTCATCCATTCGTGGTGGTAAAGCAATCATTTCTTAGCACCTGCAAGAAGAGAAAATAGAAAGTAATCAGAAATGGTCAGCAGCTTATTGGGAAAACCCCTTGAaaacgtaaataaataaagagcaACGAACAATCGCTATTGAAGCTCTGATTGCTGCGGAGGCCAATATAAAACGCTCTGTATCAGCTGTATCAGCTTTTCGGCTGATAAGCCAGTTTTGAGTGGACGGATCTACCCTCTGAGTTTCCAGTTGCCATCGAGGTGTAGAGCGGACGTGTCGCATCCGCGCGGTTAAATATTTGGGTTCTTCGGAACACAGGATCGGTGGAAAATAAGTGCAGCGTAATGTGATATTCAATATACAAACAAATGCCAACAGCAGCGGAATCAATTTCACAACAATTAAACTAAGTTCATTACTGAGCACAGTAAACCACTGTTTGGAGATTGAAAATCTCTGAGAATGATAATCGCAGCAGTAGTAAATCAAAGTTAATGAGTCTATAATTAAAGTTCATAACCCTTATCGAGTTTTTTTAGTAGTTCAATTTATTGTACTTTTTTGATACGGAACAAAAGTTGGGAGCTACAGATATAAGGATAATTATGGAACTATAAAAAACCCAGCTAGACGAAAATTAAAGTTAGTACCAAGTATACAGCCGTACAcgtgaaattaataaaaccaaGAAGTGAGATAAAAAACCGATTCCGTGATATACCCCACACTTCGATTGCAGGTTACAAAATCTAATCTATCGCaaaattagcaaaacaaacaatgaatgaataataaatgGATTTACCTAATATATACAGCACCAAATCTTTAATAATTTAACCTACAACTTTCCCGCAGTTTCCAATATAATTACTTAGATAATAGGATTGAACATTTTAAGTACGCAATAACTGTGAGATTGGCTTACGAATTCATTGAagtaaacaataatttaatttacccCATATCTAGGGTACACGGCTAGAAGTCTAATCTTTtgcaaatttgcataacaaatgGCAATTGAATAACCAAATAGCAATGCACATACTGGTAGTGTAATCAATTGATAAGCTGCTTTTGGCGGTTATATTTTGAATTGCGAAAGCCATGCGGTAAAAAAAACCGCGAGAGCACAAAAGCTTTGAGCGCATACTCACCCCCAAACATAACGGAGCATACCCCGCATACTTAACAGCGTGAGAGTGAACAGTGCGCAAAGTAAAAATGAGCGCCAGAGAGGTGAGTgctttttagtttgtttttgtttgcgaGGCCTAAAACATTACGTTCTAAATTTAACAAACACGAAGTGAGtgacaaaaatgcaaaaaaaaaaacagttcgccttttatgcaattaaaaaatcgcACAAATTGGACCGTCGCGATTCGTTAAACGATTACGTATCACAATTGATGCCTGAAAAGCGCGCGAGCTCGCGGAAGAAATCTTTGAAATAAAAGACAAGACCTTGAATagagtttttgttgttgataaaGTTTTTCATTATTGATTTTAAGTGCTGTGTCTGGTTTCACATaacagaaaatattaaaaggaACATTCGTAGAATTTTACAAAAGCAACACAAGAATCACATTGTTTGTTAACTAAAATGTACATGATAAAAAATTGTCAACATGCGGTCGACAATAAATTGAGGAATTTCTGGTGACTTGCGAATACTCTTATGTACTGAAAAGATGCCAAATGCTATAACACCATGTTCCGTTAAATTGTTGCTACATTAAAACCAGTTACtaaaaaagttatattaaaCTAAAATTCAcgtgaaaaaaaagaattattatTGAAACGTTGCAGTGCAACGAAATTTATGCAGTGAACCACCTCAGTTTTTATTAGTTGTTCTTGAGAAATAGAGCACATTTGGGGTGGTCCTTTTTAAC
This genomic interval from Drosophila teissieri strain GT53w chromosome 3L, Prin_Dtei_1.1, whole genome shotgun sequence contains the following:
- the LOC122618160 gene encoding protein scarlet, with amino-acid sequence MSDSDSRLIDVEAPGRVELHELQMMPVGSTIEVPSLDSTPKLSKRNSSERSLPLRSYSKWSPTEQGATLVWRDLCVYTNVGGSGQRMKRIINNSTGAIQPGTLMALMGSSGSGKTTLMSTLAFRQPAGTVVQGDILINGRRIGPFMHRISGYVYQDDLFLGTLTVLEHLNFMAHLRLDRRVSKEERRLIINELLERTGLLSAAHTRIGSGDDKKVLSGGERKRLAFAVELLNNPVILFCDEPTTGLDSYSAQQLVATLYELAQKGTTILCTIHQPSSQLFDNFNNVMLLADGRVAFTGSPQHALSFFANHGYYCPEAYNPADFLIGVLATDPGYEQASQRSAQHLCDQFAVSSAAKQRDMLVNLEIHMAQSGNFPFDTEVESFRGVAWYKRFHVVWLRASLTLLRDPTIQWLRFVQKIAMAFIIGACFAGTTEPSQLGVQAVQGALFIMISENTYHPMYSVLNLFPQGFPLFMRETRSGLYSTGQYYAANILALLPGMIIEPLIFVVICYWLTGLRSTFYAFGVTAMCVVLVMNVATACGCFFSTAFNSVPLAMAYLVPLDYIFMITSGIFIQVNSLPVAFWWTQFLSWMLYANEAMTAAQWSGVQNITCFQESADLPCFHTGQDVLDKYSFKESNVYRNLLAMVGLYFGFHLLGYYCLWRRARKL